The following is a genomic window from Aquificota bacterium.
TAAAGGCAATGTGATAGACCCCCTTGATATTGTGGAAAAGTATGGTGCAGACGCTTTGAGGTTTACCCTTGCCATACTCACACAGCAGGGAAGGGACATTAGACTGTCAGAAAAGCGTTTTGAGGGCTATAAGCACTTTGCCAACAAGCTCTGGAATGCGGGAAGGTTTATACTTATGAACCTTGATGAGGACCTTCTTTCCAACCTTCCCTACGGCGCCCCGCCGAGGCCTGAGGACCTCTGGATAATCACAAAGCTTAACAGGACCATAGAAAGGGTCAACAAGGCCCTTTCTGAGTATGAGTTTTCCGAGGCTGCAAGGGAGCTTTATGAGTTTATATGGAGTGAGTTCTGCGATTGGTATATAGAGTTTTCTAAGATAAGGCTTTATGCCAAGCCTCAATCGGAAGATCCAGAAGAGGAAAAAAGGATAAAGGCGGAGAAGATAAGCGCACAGGCCACCCTCCTTATGGTCTTTGAGAAAACTCTCAGGCTCTTGCACCCCTTTATGCCCTACATAACAGAAGAGCTATGGCAAGCTCTGCCAACGGCATACCAAGAGAGTATTTCCTTAACTCAATACCCACAGTTCAACCCCCAAGAGGTCTATGAAGAGGCGGAGAAGAAAGTGGAAAGGATAAAGGAGATCATCTCCTCCATAAGGTCCTTGAGGAGCGATCTTCGCATTGAGCCATCAAGGAGGATAAAGCTATACTACAGAGCGGAGGAAAGCAAAAGCCTTGTGGAAGAGTTTATGCCTCACATTCTCAGCCTTGCGAGGCTTGAAAGCCTTGAGGAAGTGGCAGAAAGGCCACCCAAATCTGTGGCGGGCTTTTCAAGGGACTTTGAATTCTATGTGCTGGCAGAAGAGAACATAAATCTGGAGGAGCTTATAAACTCTTACTCACGAAGGCTTTCAGAGGTGGAAAAGTCCATGGAAACCTTTGAGAAAAGGCTCAGCAACGAAAACTTCTTAAAGAAGGCACCGGAAGAGGAGGTCCAAAGGACAAGGGAGGCCCTTGAGGAGCTAAGAGAAGAAAGGGAAAGGATTCAAAGGCTTTTGGGTATGTTGCAAGAGGCAAGGTAAGTTATCTTTTTATATCCTTTAGCTCCCTTGCAGCGGCGTAGAGTATGGCGGTAGCCACAATCTCAGAATCTACCCTTGCCACCCCCTTCATCTTTGAAAGGCTTTTCTTTAAAGAGATGACTTCCAGCTCCATTATAAGTTGGTCCCCCGGATATACTGGCCTTTTGAACCTTGCCTCATCAATGCCGGCAAAGACTATGGCATACTTTCCTATCTCAAGCCCAAGTGACTTTATCATGAGAATACCGCCTACTTGCGCCATGGCCTCAAGGATGTAAACACCGGGCATGAGAGGGAATCCGGGAAAGTGCCCTTGGAAGACAGGTTCATTAACGGAAACGTTCTTTAGACCCACTATCCTTTTGCCCTCTTCCATTTCAAGGATTTTGTCCACCAAAAGGATGGGATACCTGTGTGGAAGTATTTCCATTATTTCCCTTGCGTCTAGCATAGCTTAAAATTATACAAGGATTTACACGGATGAGAAATTAAAGGTTTAGGATCTTCGCCGGCTAATTTTTTATGTAGGGGTAGGGCTTATCCTGTCCAATAGGGCACCCGTAAGGTGTGCCCATACAAGATTAATACCATATTTTCAAAAGAGAATTTTTCACCCAACGTAACAGTTTAAAAGATTTGTCTCAATTATCTTCAGCAAGGCTTTACCCTTTCATTTCTCTGTTCAAATCTCTTGTCATGGCCTTTTCATAGGTATAAGGACATACATCCGGTAAATCATCTTTAGAAAGATCAATGTTGTTATTCCATGCCCACCTTAAAAGTTCTATTTTTGCAAATTCCCAAGCATAATCTACTTCATTGGGGAGCTTATTCTTCAGGCTTGGATACCAATCAAAAAGTATTTCTATCTCCTCCCTTGCATTTCTTATATTTTTTAACCACCTTTGGCTTTCTTTAGGTTCTGCCAGACTTTGAAAATTGTCCAGCTTGTATAGATGTTCCAAAATGACTGCAAGATAACCCACAAGAACATCAAGTTCTCTCCGCCACATATCCTCTATCTCCTCTAAGAGGTTTTCCCAGTCTACCAAGTGGTAGGCCTTTTCTTTGAGAAGCTGCAGGTTTATCTCCACCCACAGGGGAAAGTCCTTATCATAAAGCTCTTTTAACTCTTCTTTGCTTATTGCCTTCATGCTTTAAAAATATATTTAGCTCTTCCTTCCGAACCTCTCATATACCAAAGGAAGTATCAGCAAGGTGAGGGCTGTGGATGTAAAAATGCCCCCTATAACCACCACCGCCAAAGGCTTTTGAACCTCCGACCCTATACCTTTGGAAAATAACATGGGCAAAAGGCCCAAGGAGGCAGCTGTGGCAGTTATAAGGATGGGCCTTAGCCTTCTTGAGGCGCCCAAAAGCACAGCTTCTTTGAGGCTATATCCATTTTCCAGCAAGGACCTCACATAAGATATCAAAACCACTCCGTTGAGTGTGGCTATGCCAAAGAGAGCTATAAAGCCCACCGCAGAAGGCACAGAAAGGTTATAACCGGATATATACAAGGAAAGCACGCCACCTATGGTAGCAAAGGGCACGTTCAGGATAACTATTAGGGCATCCCTAAGGGAGTTGTAGTTTAGATAAAGGAGTAGCAATATAAGAAGAACAGACAAAGGCACCACTATGGAGAGCCTCTTCATTGCCCTCTCTTGGTTTTCAAACTGCCCGCCAAAGCTTATAAAGTAGCCAGGTGGAAGCTTGACCTCTTTGGCTATCCTCTCCTTTATCTCCTTTACAAAGCCTCCCAGATCTCTGCCTTGAAGGTTGGATTGCACAAGGGCAAACCTCATGCCGTTCTCCCTCCTTATCTTTGAAAAGCCTTCAGTTATTTCCACGTCAGCTACCTGTAAGAGGGTCAATATGTTGCCATCCTTTGTGATAAGGGGTAGGTTCTTTATGCTCTCTAGGTCCTTTTTCTCTAAGCCCAAGACCAAGGGGAAGAGTATGGTATCTTGCTGTATGTAGCCTACTTCCCTTCCTCCCAAGGCATAGGCCACCAAGTTCATAAGCTCTGCGGTGGTTAGGTTGTACCTTTTTAACACCTCCATCTTTGGCACAATCCTCAGTTGTAGCTTTCCAGACTGGGCTTCCGTTTCCACATCCACCGCACCCTTTATACCTTTTACTATCTCTTCAATCTTATAGGCTATCTCGTTTATCTTTTTTAGGTCATCGCCAAAGACCTTTATGGCTACCGTGGA
Proteins encoded in this region:
- the fabZ gene encoding 3-hydroxyacyl-ACP dehydratase FabZ; translation: MLDAREIMEILPHRYPILLVDKILEMEEGKRIVGLKNVSVNEPVFQGHFPGFPLMPGVYILEAMAQVGGILMIKSLGLEIGKYAIVFAGIDEARFKRPVYPGDQLIMELEVISLKKSLSKMKGVARVDSEIVATAILYAAARELKDIKR
- a CDS encoding DUF29 domain-containing protein, with protein sequence MKAISKEELKELYDKDFPLWVEINLQLLKEKAYHLVDWENLLEEIEDMWRRELDVLVGYLAVILEHLYKLDNFQSLAEPKESQRWLKNIRNAREEIEILFDWYPSLKNKLPNEVDYAWEFAKIELLRWAWNNNIDLSKDDLPDVCPYTYEKAMTRDLNREMKG